A section of the Deinococcus taeanensis genome encodes:
- a CDS encoding serine/threonine-protein kinase produces the protein MPLAGQVVGNGVRLVRPVGRGSHSLVYFAVARDGQPCAVKIFPAHLGGYADREYAHAHDLLHPRLVRVIDRATVEEQPALISTLARGEVMFRRYTQRPAVQHERRAFLLTMAHLLDALGYLHGRGVVHRDIKPENIMVEEDGSAKLVDFDLSGPAFETFDAPMRMGTAAFQSPEAARGEPLGPESDLYGVGVLLGWGIHGFLADTDEPHPHTLDPLQPLYLSLIRADREARPNDAALVRQELLRLAGLPY, from the coding sequence ATGCCTCTAGCAGGACAGGTTGTAGGAAACGGTGTCCGACTGGTCCGCCCGGTCGGGCGCGGTTCGCACAGCCTGGTGTACTTCGCTGTAGCGCGCGACGGCCAGCCCTGCGCCGTGAAGATCTTTCCCGCGCACCTGGGCGGGTACGCCGACCGGGAGTACGCGCACGCGCATGACCTGCTGCACCCGCGCCTCGTGCGCGTGATCGACCGGGCCACCGTAGAGGAACAACCGGCACTGATCAGCACCCTGGCGCGCGGAGAGGTGATGTTCCGCCGTTACACGCAGCGCCCTGCCGTGCAGCACGAACGCCGCGCGTTCCTGCTCACCATGGCGCACCTCCTGGACGCCCTGGGGTACCTGCACGGGCGGGGCGTGGTGCACCGCGACATCAAACCGGAGAACATCATGGTCGAGGAGGACGGCAGCGCAAAACTCGTGGACTTCGACCTGTCCGGCCCCGCCTTCGAAACCTTCGACGCACCCATGCGCATGGGCACCGCCGCCTTCCAGAGCCCCGAGGCAGCGCGCGGCGAACCGCTCGGCCCTGAAAGCGACCTGTACGGCGTGGGCGTGCTGCTCGGCTGGGGCATTCACGGCTTCCTGGCTGACACCGACGAACCGCACCCGCACACCCTTGACCCGCTGCAACCGCTGTACCTCTCGCTGATCCGCGCCGACCGGGAGGCCCGCCCGAACGACGCGGCGCTCGTCCGGCAGGAACTGCTGCGCCTGGCGGGTCTGCCCTACTGA